TTAAAAACCAACGGAAAAAACAGGAATTGGATCCATGGAAAAAATAAAAATTCTGGAACAAGATATTATCAATGCGGTATGCCTGCATGTCGCAAGCAAAAAGCAGATCAAACCCGAAGAAGTTATGGTCGAGCTGATGTGGGATGAAGAGTACGGCTTCTCCGCCGAGGTGGAAGCAAACGGACGGCAGCAAATCTTCGTCGAGATCAACCTGATCGAAGCCATCCGGTACTGGCTGCAGCACTACATGAATCGCGATCCCTTCGCCGCTCGGCTCGAGCTGGTCCTCGACGACGAGGAAGGCATCATCGCCTACGCCAGCTACGGATCGTAAGCCACAAGCACCAAAACCAACCGCCCCGGATACGAGGGGAAGGTTGGTTTTTTTGTGTGCCCGACAAGAGATGCCATATAATCATTTCGTAAGAATTTTGTAAGGATTTTCAAAGCCCTTTCGTAAAGAGTGCCCGTTATGATAGAGACATCCCCCCGGTAATCGCGATGCCAGGGTCGAGATAGAAAAGCAAGGTGGGAAACAGGCATGTCCAAATACAATGTGCTCGTCGTCGATGACGAAGCGGAAATCCGCGACGCGATCGAAATTTATCTGAAAAACGAAGACATCAAGGTGTTCAAGGCGGAAAACGGCCTCGAAGCGTTGGAGGTGCTGGAGAACGAAGACCTCCATCTGATCATCCTCGACATCATGATGCCAAAAATGGACGGCATCAAAACGACTTTCGCCATTAGGGAGGAACGGAACATCCCGATCATCATGCTCTCCGCGAAATCGGAGGATACGGACAAGATCCTCGGGTTAAATGTGGGAGCCGATGATTACGTGACCAAGCCGTTTAATCCGATGGAGCTGGTCGCCCGGGTCAAATCCCAGCTGCGCAGATATACCAGCCTGGGGACCCATGCAGCCAGCGAAGACGAGATTCGCGTCAGGGGCCTGGTGCTGAACACCACCAACAAAACGGTCTACGTCGACGAGGAGGAAGTGCGTCTGACCCCGACCGAGTACAAAATCCTGGAGCTTTTGATGAAAAACAAGGGACGGGTCTTCTCGATCGAAGAGATCTACGAGCTCGTATGGAAAGAGCCCTGTCTAAACGCCGAAAACACCGTGGCTGTCCACGTCCGCCGGATTCGGGAAAAGATCGAGATCAACCCAAAAGATCCGAAATATCTAAAGGTGGTATGGGGCATTGGATACAAAATCGAAAAATAAATGGAGCCTGGCAGCCGCTTCTCTCCTGTTTGTCTGCCTGGTCGCCCTCTCCTTGCTGGCGGCCGCCGACATCCTGCAGCGGACCGATTATCTGCAGGAAGACCACTACTATTCGACAGACAACTTCGAGCAGGAGCTGGGCCAGTTTGCCGACATCCTGAAAAGGTATTATGTCGACTTGCACGATTACCCGAACTGGTCGGATGAGGAAAAAATAGGAGCGGAAGAATATGCGCGAATGAAACGGGAATACCTAGATCAGACCGCGGTTGCCGTCGAGGAAACCACGCAGCAATTCGCTCCCGGAATCGCGCAGGAAGTCACGGGCGGGACACAGGAGGAAGTTGCGAGCCTGTCCCGGGAACGAGACGAACAGGTGCAAAGAGTGCGCCAACGAGAGGAAGAAGCGTTTCAGCGGCAGGTGAAAGAAAGAGTCGCGAACATGGATCAGGAGTATAAGCATCTGCGGGACAGCCTGGCGCTGCGCGAAGGCTCCTTCCATTACTACATCCGCAATAAAGCCAACGGCGATGTCTATGCCAATGTCACCAGCCCTCCCACCGCTGAGGAATTGCGCAAAAACTATTTGTACTCCATTCGGTTTCCCGGCAACCAGACCGGGACCCGCGGCCAATTGCAATGGATCAATCACGACTTCGTCACCAACCAACTGGAAGGAATCATTGCCGTTCCCCGGCATGCCGAAGGCTACAGCATGGTTCATTCGAATGCCCAGTACTATATGTCCATTCGGGAGCGACTGTTTAAAGAGTGCGGGCTGCTCGTCGTCATGTTGGCGGCGGCTGTCGGACTGTTCCTGCATTTGCGGAAGCACGCGGGGGAGCTGTCCTTTGTAGAAGGTGCGCTTACCAGGTTTCGCCGGATACCGATCGATGTCCGGATGCTCGTCCTGCTGTTCGCTATCTTCTGCTCATTGACGCTGGCCTCTGTCGTTTCGTTCTTTCGACTGCCGATCAGACCGGAACAATTCGTCATTCTCGGCCTCGAAGCCATTGCCGTCATCTACTTCGCGCTCTGCCTGTTTGAAGCCGCCAAAATGATTCAGGACAAGACGCTTTGGCAGACCCAATGGGAAAAGAGCCTGTTCGTCAAATATCGTGAGTTGTTGACCGATCTATTTGCCAACCGCCATTTGCTGTTCAAGCTCGTGCTCGTCGGATCACTCACCATCGCCTTCCCGGTCAGCGCCATGGTCTTTCTGATCGCCGTCAGCAATCACGATGAGTTCCTGGCACTTGTGGCCGTCGTCTACTGCCTGTTCTACCTGGTCCTGGTGCTGCCGTACACCCTGCGCCGGATCAGCCTGATCAACAAAATCTTCCGCGGCGTGGAAGAGATGGCCGCAGGCAATCTGGACCATCAGATCGTAGCCAAAGGCAAAGGAAAGGGAAACCTGTTCCGCCTGGCCAACAACCTGAACAACATCAAGCAGGGCCTCAAACAGTCCTTGGAGGGACAGATGAAAAGCGAGCGGATGAAGTCGGAGCTGATCACCAATGTGTCGCACGACTTGAAAACCCCGCTGACCTCTATTGTCAACTATGTCAACCTGCTCAAGAGCGATAAGCTCACGCCGGAGGAGAGAGCCCAATACATCGAAATTTTGGACAGGAAGACAGATAGACTGAAGGTGCTGATTGACGACCTTTTCGAAGCCTCCAAAATGGCCAGCGGCGCGGTCGAGCTGCAGCTGGACAACGTCAATGTAGCCTCGCTGCTGAACCAGGCTCTCGCCGAATTCAGCGACAAGATCGAAGCCTCCTCCCTCACCTTCCGGGTGCAGGTGGAGAATCCGCAGATGTTCGCCAGACTGGACGGCAAAAAAACCTGGCGCGTCATGGAAAACCTGATCGTCAACGCCCTGAAATACTCCATGCCCAACACCCGCGTCTTCATCACGCTGCACGAGCAGGACAGATACGTCATCATGAGCATGCGAAACGTATCCGCCTATGAAATTGATTTTGACGCCGAGGAACTCTTCGAGCGCTTCAAGCGGGGAGACAAATCGCGCCACACCGAAGGCTCCGGCCTGGGTCTTGCGATCGCCAAAAACATCGTCGAACTGCAGGGTGGACGCCTTTCCCTCGAGATTGACGGCGATTATTTCAAGGTGAACGTAGCGTTTCCCAAGTGATTCATGGCCGTGTCGGGCCGATCCTGCCACCCGGCCGCACATCCTGCTGGGGACGGGAAGCACTTCCGATCCCTACACGTAAAAAAGAGCCCTGTCCCCCGCTTCACAGCCGGGACAGAGCTCTTTTTTCCATGGTTTACTTCTTCAGATCCTCAATCGAGTCAATTTCCATATAGGCTGGAACGACCAGACCAATCTTGGTGCCTTCCAAGTTCGGTCCCAGATCCTCCAGATCTTTGCCCAGCTTCTCATAGTAATCCGCGTGCGTGGTCGGCAGCCAAGCCGCTACCATGCCATCCGCATCGCCATTGGCGACACCCGCCCACATCGGGCCGGCTTCGACCTGGCTCAGCTCCACGGTGTACTTCAGCTTTTGTTCCAATACGGTTTTGACTACGTTTGTGCTGGCAATTTCGGAATCCCAAGCGACATAGGCCAGCATCAGCTTTTTGCCCTCCGCAGGCTCCAGGCCTTCCACCCATTTGTTAACGGTCTCCTCATTTGCCTTCACCCAGTCGGCTGCCGCTTCCTCGGGCTGCTTTCCGTCGGCGATATCGAGCATCACTTTACCCATATCATCTGTCGTCCAATGGAAGTTGTCGAGGAAGGCATACGCGGACGGATGCTCCTCCTTCAGCCCTTTGCGGACGATGGTGTGAATCTGCTCATCCGCTCCGTAGACGCCTTTGGGATCTTTCAGGTACTTCAGATCAAACTTGGAGAACTTCCAGTGTGGTGTCCAGCCCGTGACGATGATCGGTTTTTTATCCTTGATGGCCTGTGTCAATGCCGCCGTCATCGCCGCACCGGAGCCTTCTACCAGCTCCCAGTCCTTCAGTTCGTATTCCTCGATCGCTTTCTCTGTCGCTTTCATCAGACCGGCGCCAGGGTCGATCCCGATGATTTGGTAATTGACCTCGGCGCCTACGCTGCCTTGGCCGCCGCTTGCCCCTTCAGAGCCTGCGGCATTTTGATTGGAATTGGGCTGATTCTCCGGCTGCGCTCCCGAACAACCCGCCATCAACAAGCTGAGCCCCAGTAATACAGCTGCTCCTGTCGTCCATCTCTTTTTCATGAAAACCCCTCCCTAGGCGCTTTTCTTTTTCCCCATGCTTTGGGTGATTCTATCCAATAAAATGGCCATGATCACGATAGCCAGACCGGCTTCGAATCCGGCGCCAATCTTGATCTGGGTGACAGCGCGGTAGACGTCCGCCCCCAGCCCCTTGGCGCCAATCATGGACGCGATCACGACCATGGAAAGCGCGAGCATGATGCTCTGGTTGATTCCCGCCATCACCGTAGGCTTCGCCAGCGGCATCTGCACCTTGATCAGCTTTTGCCACGCTGTCGAGCCGAAAGCATCGGCAGCCTCGACCAGCTCGCCGGGCACCTGTCTGATCCCGAGGTTGGTCAGCCGGATTGTCGGCGGCATTGCAAAAATGACAGAGGCGATAACACCTGGCACCTTGCCCAAACCGAAAAAGAAGATAGCGGGAATCAAGTAGACAAAGGCAGGCATCGTCTGCATAAAGTCGAGAATAGGGGTCAAAACATTGCGGGCGCGATCCGATCTCGCACACCAAATCCCTGTCGGAATCCCAATCACTATCGAAATCAGCCCGGCCGTCATCACCAAGGCCAAGGTATCCATTGCATGTGCCCAATACCCCAGATTTTCAATGACGATGAGTCCAATCAATGAAAACAGCGCCATCGGCCACTTTCCTGCCCGGTAGGCGAGCACGGCCAACAGAAGAATCAAAAGCCATGACGGCGCACCGGAAAACACCAGGGTAAACACGTCCACCAGACCGCCAATAACTGTGGAGATCAAATCAAAGACAATCCCCAGATGCTCGTCGAGAAAGTCGACGATCGTCTCGATCCAACGGTCGAGCGGTATTTTCGGAAACAGTTCTCCCATGTTAGTTCACCTGCCTTTCTTCTCCTAAGGCATCAGCAAATCCATTGGTTGACTCGATTACTTTCCCTGCCTGGCTCATGGTGCCGGCGGGACCGGCAGTCTCGCTGTTTTCGCCCTGACGATCCGGTTCTTTCGAGTGGGCCAGATTTACCTTGCCCGCCAGACCGCCGAGGACAGAGCCCTTGACGACCACGCCGAGCAATCGATCCTGCTCACCCGTCACCGCGATGGGCACGTCGGAAAAGGCCACGAGATCAAAAAGTTCATTCAGCAGCGTCTTGGGGGGGACCGTCGGA
This sequence is a window from Brevibacillus composti. Protein-coding genes within it:
- a CDS encoding YxcD family protein, translating into MEKIKILEQDIINAVCLHVASKKQIKPEEVMVELMWDEEYGFSAEVEANGRQQIFVEINLIEAIRYWLQHYMNRDPFAARLELVLDDEEGIIAYASYGS
- a CDS encoding response regulator transcription factor is translated as MSKYNVLVVDDEAEIRDAIEIYLKNEDIKVFKAENGLEALEVLENEDLHLIILDIMMPKMDGIKTTFAIREERNIPIIMLSAKSEDTDKILGLNVGADDYVTKPFNPMELVARVKSQLRRYTSLGTHAASEDEIRVRGLVLNTTNKTVYVDEEEVRLTPTEYKILELLMKNKGRVFSIEEIYELVWKEPCLNAENTVAVHVRRIREKIEINPKDPKYLKVVWGIGYKIEK
- a CDS encoding sensor histidine kinase is translated as MDTKSKNKWSLAAASLLFVCLVALSLLAAADILQRTDYLQEDHYYSTDNFEQELGQFADILKRYYVDLHDYPNWSDEEKIGAEEYARMKREYLDQTAVAVEETTQQFAPGIAQEVTGGTQEEVASLSRERDEQVQRVRQREEEAFQRQVKERVANMDQEYKHLRDSLALREGSFHYYIRNKANGDVYANVTSPPTAEELRKNYLYSIRFPGNQTGTRGQLQWINHDFVTNQLEGIIAVPRHAEGYSMVHSNAQYYMSIRERLFKECGLLVVMLAAAVGLFLHLRKHAGELSFVEGALTRFRRIPIDVRMLVLLFAIFCSLTLASVVSFFRLPIRPEQFVILGLEAIAVIYFALCLFEAAKMIQDKTLWQTQWEKSLFVKYRELLTDLFANRHLLFKLVLVGSLTIAFPVSAMVFLIAVSNHDEFLALVAVVYCLFYLVLVLPYTLRRISLINKIFRGVEEMAAGNLDHQIVAKGKGKGNLFRLANNLNNIKQGLKQSLEGQMKSERMKSELITNVSHDLKTPLTSIVNYVNLLKSDKLTPEERAQYIEILDRKTDRLKVLIDDLFEASKMASGAVELQLDNVNVASLLNQALAEFSDKIEASSLTFRVQVENPQMFARLDGKKTWRVMENLIVNALKYSMPNTRVFITLHEQDRYVIMSMRNVSAYEIDFDAEELFERFKRGDKSRHTEGSGLGLAIAKNIVELQGGRLSLEIDGDYFKVNVAFPK
- a CDS encoding glycine betaine ABC transporter substrate-binding protein produces the protein MKKRWTTGAAVLLGLSLLMAGCSGAQPENQPNSNQNAAGSEGASGGQGSVGAEVNYQIIGIDPGAGLMKATEKAIEEYELKDWELVEGSGAAMTAALTQAIKDKKPIIVTGWTPHWKFSKFDLKYLKDPKGVYGADEQIHTIVRKGLKEEHPSAYAFLDNFHWTTDDMGKVMLDIADGKQPEEAAADWVKANEETVNKWVEGLEPAEGKKLMLAYVAWDSEIASTNVVKTVLEQKLKYTVELSQVEAGPMWAGVANGDADGMVAAWLPTTHADYYEKLGKDLEDLGPNLEGTKIGLVVPAYMEIDSIEDLKK
- a CDS encoding ABC transporter permease, which codes for MGELFPKIPLDRWIETIVDFLDEHLGIVFDLISTVIGGLVDVFTLVFSGAPSWLLILLLAVLAYRAGKWPMALFSLIGLIVIENLGYWAHAMDTLALVMTAGLISIVIGIPTGIWCARSDRARNVLTPILDFMQTMPAFVYLIPAIFFFGLGKVPGVIASVIFAMPPTIRLTNLGIRQVPGELVEAADAFGSTAWQKLIKVQMPLAKPTVMAGINQSIMLALSMVVIASMIGAKGLGADVYRAVTQIKIGAGFEAGLAIVIMAILLDRITQSMGKKKSA